Proteins from a genomic interval of Buchnera aphidicola (Brachycaudus cardui):
- the atpB gene encoding F0F1 ATP synthase subunit A: protein MILEKILDPQKYISHHLNHLQIDLCTFKIIMPGTFSSHFWVLNVDSIFFSFILGSFFLIIFYIIGRKVTQNVPSKLQTSIELIFDFISTNVNSMYQGKNALIAPLSLTVFVWVFLMNLMDLVPIDFFPFISEKVFKLPAMRIVPSADINITLSMSFGVFILILFYTIKMKGFIGFLKELTLQPFNHPIFCIVNLILEFVSLLSKPISLGLRLFGNMYAGEMIFILIAGLLPWWSQCLLNVPWAIFHILIISLQAFIFMVLTIVYLSMASSKSHEN, encoded by the coding sequence ATGATTTTAGAAAAGATATTAGATCCTCAAAAATATATTAGTCATCATTTGAATCATTTACAGATAGACTTGTGTACTTTTAAAATTATTATGCCAGGAACATTTTCTTCTCATTTTTGGGTTTTAAATGTTGATTCAATATTTTTTTCCTTCATATTAGGAAGTTTTTTTTTAATTATTTTTTATATAATAGGAAGAAAAGTTACTCAGAATGTGCCAAGTAAGTTACAAACTTCTATTGAATTAATTTTTGATTTTATTAGTACGAATGTGAATAGTATGTATCAAGGTAAAAATGCTCTTATTGCACCTTTATCATTGACAGTTTTTGTTTGGGTTTTTTTAATGAATCTAATGGATTTAGTTCCTATTGATTTTTTTCCTTTTATTTCTGAAAAAGTATTTAAATTACCAGCTATGCGTATTGTGCCTTCTGCTGATATTAATATTACATTATCAATGTCGTTTGGTGTTTTTATCTTAATTCTGTTTTATACTATTAAAATGAAAGGTTTTATAGGTTTTTTAAAAGAACTTACTTTGCAACCTTTTAATCATCCTATATTTTGTATTGTTAATTTAATATTAGAATTTGTCTCATTGTTATCTAAACCAATATCTTTAGGATTACGACTTTTTGGAAATATGTATGCAGGGGAAATGATTTTTATTTTGATTGCAGGATTACTTCCATGGTGGTCTCAATGTTTATTAAATGTACCATGGGCTATTTTTCATATTTTAATAATTTCATTGCAGGCTTTTATTTTTATGGTTTTAACTATTGTTTATTTGTCAATGGCTTCATCAAAATCTCATGAAAATTAA
- a CDS encoding F0F1 ATP synthase subunit B: protein MNLNATILGQAISFVFFVWFCMKYIWPPIILAIETRQKEIKESLFNVQQAQEELSIIQKSIDKKIKEAKEKAFNIVNEANEQRLLILEDAKSKALKESQKILINTQLEIDMKILDARKNLHKEIVNLSISMAEKIIKKNIGKDENRDLVDELITSLSEVKH, encoded by the coding sequence GTGAATCTTAATGCGACAATTCTTGGGCAAGCGATATCATTTGTTTTTTTTGTCTGGTTTTGTATGAAGTATATTTGGCCTCCTATTATTTTAGCTATTGAAACTAGGCAAAAAGAAATTAAAGAATCTTTATTTAATGTCCAGCAAGCTCAAGAAGAATTATCTATAATTCAAAAATCAATAGATAAAAAAATTAAAGAGGCAAAAGAAAAAGCATTTAATATTGTTAATGAAGCTAATGAACAAAGATTATTAATTTTAGAAGACGCAAAATCAAAAGCATTGAAAGAAAGTCAAAAAATTCTTATAAATACTCAGTTAGAAATTGATATGAAAATTTTAGATGCACGTAAAAATTTACATAAAGAGATAGTTAATTTATCTATTTCTATGGCTGAAAAAATTATTAAAAAAAATATTGGTAAAGATGAGAATCGCGATTTAGTAGACGAATTAATTACTTCTTTGTCAGAGGTAAAACATTAA
- the atpE gene encoding F0F1 ATP synthase subunit C has product MGNLNVDMLYIAVAIMVGLASIGAAIGIGILGGKFLEGAARQPDLIPLLRTQFFVVMGLVDAIPMIAVGLGLYMLFAIS; this is encoded by the coding sequence ATGGGAAATTTAAATGTTGATATGCTTTATATAGCTGTAGCTATAATGGTAGGATTAGCGTCAATTGGAGCTGCAATTGGAATTGGTATTTTAGGTGGTAAATTTTTAGAAGGAGCAGCTAGACAACCTGATTTAATCCCTTTATTAAGAACACAGTTTTTTGTTGTTATGGGATTAGTTGATGCTATTCCAATGATTGCTGTAGGTTTAGGTTTATATATGCTTTTTGCTATTTCATAA